One window of the Rhodococcus sovatensis genome contains the following:
- a CDS encoding acyl-CoA dehydrogenase family protein — MTALADRTTAELATELADVRQLARGFFEKEVAPHREEFAAAGRPSREVYRSAGSLGLLGMSVPEQYGGGGGDFRHEAVLFEEQVRSGDSSMQLGVHSGIVPHYILAYASEEKKQQWLPKLCSGEWIGAIAMTEPGTGSDLQGITTRAVRDGDDYVVTGGKTFISNGAHCDLIIIAAKTDPSAGARGLSLLVAEVSDDTEGFHRGRVLHKIGQKGQDTAELTFDGLRIPAGNILGEEGRGFTQLMQQLPQERLICGIAAAAMIEAAVQQTVEYTKSRNAFGKTLFDLQNTKFELAECATIGRVVRTFVDDAVAKHIASELDVTTAAMVKYWTTDRQFEVVDRCLQLFGGYGYMEEYPIARMFVDGRIARIYAGANEVMKDLISRSL; from the coding sequence ATGACTGCACTCGCAGACCGCACCACTGCCGAACTCGCCACCGAGCTCGCTGACGTGCGACAACTCGCTCGAGGATTCTTCGAGAAAGAGGTCGCGCCGCACCGTGAGGAGTTCGCAGCAGCCGGACGACCAAGCCGCGAGGTCTACCGCAGCGCGGGCAGCCTCGGACTGCTCGGCATGTCGGTACCGGAGCAGTACGGCGGCGGCGGCGGAGACTTCCGACACGAGGCTGTGCTGTTCGAAGAGCAGGTCCGCTCCGGCGACTCGTCCATGCAGCTGGGAGTACACAGCGGCATCGTTCCGCATTACATCCTGGCCTACGCCTCCGAGGAGAAGAAGCAGCAGTGGCTGCCGAAGCTGTGCTCGGGCGAGTGGATCGGTGCAATCGCGATGACCGAGCCGGGGACCGGTTCGGACTTGCAGGGCATCACCACCCGAGCGGTGCGCGACGGCGACGATTACGTCGTGACCGGCGGAAAGACGTTCATCTCCAACGGAGCTCACTGCGATCTGATCATCATCGCCGCAAAGACCGACCCGTCCGCGGGAGCCCGAGGACTGTCACTGCTCGTCGCCGAGGTCTCCGACGACACCGAAGGATTCCACCGGGGACGCGTACTGCACAAGATCGGCCAGAAGGGTCAGGACACCGCCGAACTCACCTTCGACGGACTCCGCATCCCCGCGGGCAACATTCTGGGTGAAGAGGGTCGCGGCTTTACTCAGTTGATGCAGCAACTCCCCCAGGAACGCCTGATCTGCGGCATCGCCGCGGCCGCCATGATCGAGGCCGCCGTGCAGCAGACAGTCGAATACACCAAGTCTCGCAACGCGTTCGGAAAGACCCTGTTCGATCTGCAGAACACGAAGTTCGAACTCGCCGAATGCGCGACCATCGGCCGTGTCGTACGCACCTTCGTCGACGACGCCGTCGCCAAGCACATAGCATCCGAACTCGACGTCACGACCGCCGCGATGGTCAAGTACTGGACCACGGACCGGCAGTTCGAGGTGGTCGACCGTTGCCTGCAGCTCTTCGGTGGGTACGGCTACATGGAGGAATACCCCATCGCCCGCATGTTCGTCGACGGTCGTATCGCACGCATCTATGCCGGTGCCAACGAAGTCATGAAAGACCTGATCTCTCGCTCCCTGTAG
- a CDS encoding helical backbone metal receptor produces MRPTEILTSVAVLVALTASGCSTPESNTDTTTVAERPDSIVSLSPSATETLFAVGAGDQVVAVDSQSDYPANAPRTELSAYTPSLEAIVEYEPDLVIASDDIGGLVAALGAADVPVLLLPAATSIDDAYSQIEQVADAVGHPDEGDVLVDEMRSRVDTAVAGVPARDATYFHELDSMLYTVSSDSFIGQVYGLFGLTSIADGAGSDYPQMSDEGVVAADPDFVFLADSQCCGVTVESVSVRPGWATTTAVREGQVFAVDEDMSSRWGPRIADQVESVAAILGQN; encoded by the coding sequence GTGCGACCGACCGAAATCCTGACATCCGTGGCGGTGCTCGTCGCCCTCACCGCATCGGGATGCAGCACGCCGGAGTCGAATACCGACACCACCACCGTCGCCGAGCGCCCCGACTCGATCGTCTCGCTGAGTCCATCCGCAACGGAGACACTTTTCGCTGTGGGTGCCGGTGATCAGGTGGTAGCCGTCGACAGCCAGTCCGACTACCCGGCGAATGCGCCTCGTACCGAACTGTCCGCATACACACCGAGCCTCGAGGCGATCGTCGAATACGAGCCCGATCTGGTCATCGCATCCGACGACATCGGCGGACTGGTCGCCGCGCTCGGCGCTGCCGATGTTCCGGTACTGCTCCTCCCCGCGGCGACGAGCATCGACGACGCCTACTCCCAGATCGAGCAAGTGGCCGACGCGGTCGGTCACCCCGACGAGGGTGACGTGTTGGTGGACGAGATGCGCTCGCGTGTGGACACGGCCGTCGCCGGCGTCCCGGCGCGAGATGCGACGTACTTCCACGAACTCGATTCGATGCTCTACACCGTGTCGAGCGACAGCTTCATCGGCCAGGTCTACGGGCTGTTCGGCCTGACGAGCATCGCCGACGGCGCGGGTAGCGACTATCCCCAGATGTCCGACGAGGGAGTCGTCGCGGCCGACCCCGACTTCGTCTTTCTTGCCGACTCCCAGTGTTGCGGAGTGACGGTCGAGTCGGTGTCCGTCCGTCCCGGATGGGCAACCACCACCGCAGTGCGCGAGGGCCAGGTCTTCGCGGTCGACGAGGACATGTCGAGTCGATGGGGTCCTCGCATAGCCGATCAGGTCGAATCGGTCGCTGCGATTCTCGGGCAGAACTAG